DNA from Bacteroidota bacterium:
AAGCCGGATTATGAAAGTTGTGAAAACATCATAGAGCAGTCAGGAAAGACAAATTGTACAAATTTGGCAGGGAAACTCAGCTTTTTGGAAACTGCAGCATTGATGAGCCATGCGGCAATGAATTATGTAAACGATTCAGCCCCTCTTCATATTGCATCCTCGATGGATGCACCGGTTACAGCCTTTTTTTGTTCTACAGTGCCTTCATTCGGCTTTGGCCCTCTTTCTTCCAGGTCGAAGTTAGCAGAAATAAACCATCCCCTGGAATGCAGGCCTTGTGGAATTCACGGAAAAAAAGAATGTCCCTTACACCATTTCAAATGCGGATTTGAAATTGACATTGATCAGGTACTACTTCCAGGAATATAGTTATAAATCACTAAATGTCTTGAACCCGTTGCCAATAATTTCATTGGCATCAAAAACAGTAAGGAAGGCATCAGCATCTATTCCCTTAATATATTCCTGTAAAATTGCCAGTTCCCGGCGGCTCACATTGGTAAAAATCACTTTTTTTTCTTTTCCTTCATACATGCCTTCGGCTTTCAAAGCAGTGGCTCCACGGCTAAGATCGAATAATATCTTATGCCTGATTTCCTCGTAATGGTCTGAAATAATCAGCAGGGACTTGTCATAACCGATACCCTGCATGACTGCATCAATCACTTTACCGGTAACGTAAATTACGATCCAGGAATACAAAGGAATCCTCCAATCGCCAAAGGCGATCAATCCGACCAACACAATTGTGGAATCGACATAGATCATCAATTGCCCCAAAGGAAGCCTGGTATATTTGGCAAAAATCATGGCAACAATATCGGAACCACCTGAGGTTGCTTTTGCCTTAAATATCAAACCTAAAGCAAACCCAGATAATACACCGCCAAAAATAGAAGATAATAATGCATCATTGGGAACCAAAGGTTGATAACCCCAAATTGCTGTTAGCCCATCAATAAAAAATGAAGAAAGTACAAATCCTACAACTGTTTTTACCCCAAACAAAGGCCCGAGAATTCTCACGCCCAATATGGTCAGAGGGATATTTAACAGCAACCCCATTAATCCAATCGGGAATCCTTCAGGGGCAAAAGCAAACACATGGGGAGTTAAATAATGGATTACAATACTGATGCCATATACACCCCCAGGAACAATTCTATAAGGTGTAATAAAATACACATAAGCAACTGCTAAAATAAATGAGCCAATTACAATCA
Protein-coding regions in this window:
- a CDS encoding YitT family protein — protein: MIAENQPKDKFLSKRWLRNYSLIVIGSFILAVAYVYFITPYRIVPGGVYGISIVIHYLTPHVFAFAPEGFPIGLMGLLLNIPLTILGVRILGPLFGVKTVVGFVLSSFFIDGLTAIWGYQPLVPNDALLSSIFGGVLSGFALGLIFKAKATSGGSDIVAMIFAKYTRLPLGQLMIYVDSTIVLVGLIAFGDWRIPLYSWIVIYVTGKVIDAVMQGIGYDKSLLIISDHYEEIRHKILFDLSRGATALKAEGMYEGKEKKVIFTNVSRRELAILQEYIKGIDADAFLTVFDANEIIGNGFKTFSDL